A genomic region of Raphanus sativus cultivar WK10039 chromosome 6, ASM80110v3, whole genome shotgun sequence contains the following coding sequences:
- the LOC108808042 gene encoding mitogen-activated protein kinase kinase kinase 20-like, whose protein sequence is MSRDDREVVDESSTLEFVSLLGQGGFGSVALMRDSKSRLHAEKSSPIYYINNLEKEHRIMLSFHNHLRIVQTTSPSLHVDINLQRCCIYMEFASKGTLHNMISSFRSQPMPEVHCDLKPANVLIFPSKSVGQPWDLKLGDFGLAKEPGSDPRSLSGGTKQYMAPEAVGTNGAMMLMGPGVDVWSLGCVVLEMFGGRPEKMGDIYAWRLPELVSPLANDFLRRCMELQPSRRATAGDLLKHPFVAPERVMRRAIPPPRPDQMLCYCPPAIMFPPHATRNNAMKGVPRMMTMVVNSHV, encoded by the exons atgtcTAGAGACGACAGAGAAGTTGTTGACGAATCATCTACACTGGAGTTTGTCTCTTTACTTGGCCAAGGTGGCTTTGGCTCCGTCGCGCTCATGAGAGATTCCAAATCAAGGTTACATGCAGAGAAGTCATCTCCCATATATTACATAAACAATCTCGAGAAAGAGCATAGGATCATGCTTAGTTTTCATAACCATCTACGCATAGTCCAAACCACAAGTCCTAGTCTTCACGTAGACATCAATCTCCAACGTTGTTGCATCTACATGGAGTTTGCCTCCAAAGGCACTCTCCACAACATGATCTCCAGCTTTCGCAGCCAACCAATGCCTGAG GTTCACTGTGATCTCAAGCCAGCCAACGTTCTCATCTTCCCTTCCAAGAGTGTAGGACAGCCGTGGGATCTCAAGCTTGGTGATTTTGGTTTAGCCAAGGAACCTGGTTCGGATCCAAGGTCCTTATCCGGTGGTACGAAGCAGTATATGGCTCCTGAAGCTGTTGGAACCAATGGAGCGATGATGCTGATGGGACCGGGTGTTGATGTGTGGTCTCTAGGATGTGTTGTTCTTGAGATGTTTGGTGGCCGTCCAGAGAAGATGGGAGATATTTACGCATGGAGACTTCCTGAGCTTGTGTCTCCCTTGGCCAACGATTTCTTGAGGAGGTGCATGGAGTTGCAACCCTCACGCAGAGCCACCGCAGGGGATCTACTGAAACATCCTTTCGTTGCGCCGGAAAGAGTCATGAGGAGAGCCATTCCTCCACCACGGCCGGATCAGATGCTTTGCTACTGTCCTCCTGCCATAATGTTTCCTCCTCATGCCACAAGAAACAATGCTATGAAAGGAGTGCCGAGGATGATGACGATGGTTGTTAATAGCCATGTTTAG